In Geobacter anodireducens, a genomic segment contains:
- a CDS encoding hybrid sensor histidine kinase/response regulator: MTRGISLSLDRRLTLVTMATCVTVLILAFAGFVARDLTMEPAELRKRLEIIAEVVGDKSAASIVFNDVRTVSEMLDVLKADPHIIVGRIYLKDGSIFAHYRRKGSLASPASDSSADDVTTWIEYRQQMVEKVGDPLPSHRWHGDHLDVFRPVTLDGEVIGTVYLRADHREIRSRLRWYALSGGALLIMLSAFAYVLSSKLQRRVSAPITELLEVTRRVSEEHNYSVRAAGGGVDEIGELVSGFNRMLQIIEESDASLKRNREDLEAEVTRRTEDLSRTNEELGRAVADLSKAKEAADSASQSKSRFLANVSHEIRTPMNGVLGMVSLLLETDLQHKQREYAEIIRSSGELLMQVINDLLDFSRIESGKLKMEQLPFAARRVFEEMATIYGERARQKGVFLEYAMEGEVPDRLMGDRHRLRQVLGNLLDNAVKFTLKGTITLTVRGSVEGGICRLNCIISDTGIGIPQDMLPRLFHPFTQADDSNTRRFGGTGLGLAIVRHLVELMGGTASCDSEPGCGSIFRFTVTLPLVPDTGEPEPEPSPEAVGSFPFRLLLAEDNAVNRTVLQEMLRSLGADVVVVPDGADAVAAISADRFDMVFMDCQMAGMDGIVATTEIRRMERAGQLAGRTHIIALTGRVEAGDREACLVAGMDDYLIKPVLRHDLVTVLRRWLSTPDGAAPFTTCAGTDGEGSGEAEGILDRHILDGIRALEAGGSEGLLDRVIDIFISDSPRHLRDMREALARENLPAARRAAHTLKSGCLNLGAVALAALCGEMERPGEGEDALPLRLLSRMESEFIRVCAALEHERTGA; this comes from the coding sequence ATGACAAGGGGGATATCCCTGTCCCTTGACCGCAGGCTCACCCTGGTCACCATGGCCACCTGCGTGACAGTGCTGATCCTGGCGTTTGCCGGATTCGTGGCGCGGGACCTGACAATGGAGCCCGCAGAACTCCGGAAACGGCTGGAGATCATTGCAGAGGTCGTTGGCGATAAAAGCGCGGCCAGCATCGTGTTTAACGATGTCCGCACCGTATCGGAGATGCTGGATGTCCTCAAGGCGGACCCGCACATCATCGTGGGGCGTATCTACCTCAAGGATGGTTCGATCTTTGCGCATTACCGGCGGAAGGGGTCACTGGCATCGCCCGCCTCAGACTCGTCGGCAGATGATGTGACCACCTGGATCGAGTATCGGCAACAGATGGTGGAAAAGGTGGGAGATCCCCTCCCCAGTCACCGCTGGCATGGCGATCACCTCGACGTGTTCAGGCCGGTAACGTTAGACGGTGAAGTCATCGGCACCGTCTATCTGCGGGCCGATCATCGGGAGATCCGTTCGCGTTTGCGCTGGTATGCGCTGAGCGGAGGGGCGTTGCTGATTATGCTCTCCGCCTTTGCCTACGTTCTTTCGTCAAAGCTGCAGCGACGGGTTTCTGCGCCTATTACCGAGCTGCTTGAGGTTACGCGGCGCGTTTCTGAAGAGCACAACTACTCGGTACGGGCCGCGGGGGGGGGCGTCGACGAGATCGGCGAACTCGTGTCGGGCTTTAACAGGATGCTTCAGATCATCGAAGAGAGCGACGCGAGTCTGAAGCGGAATCGCGAAGACCTGGAGGCGGAAGTCACCCGCCGCACCGAGGATCTGTCGCGGACCAACGAGGAACTGGGACGGGCTGTTGCCGACCTGAGCAAGGCAAAAGAGGCCGCTGATTCCGCCAGCCAGTCGAAATCACGGTTTCTGGCCAACGTGAGTCACGAAATCCGTACGCCCATGAACGGCGTTCTCGGCATGGTCAGCCTCCTTCTCGAAACCGACCTTCAACACAAGCAGCGCGAGTATGCGGAGATCATCCGATCATCCGGCGAACTGCTCATGCAGGTCATTAATGATCTGCTCGATTTTTCCCGTATTGAGTCGGGAAAGCTGAAGATGGAACAACTGCCCTTTGCGGCCCGCCGTGTCTTTGAAGAAATGGCCACCATCTATGGTGAGCGGGCTCGCCAGAAGGGGGTCTTCCTGGAATACGCCATGGAAGGGGAGGTGCCCGACCGGCTTATGGGTGACCGTCACAGGCTCCGCCAGGTGTTGGGGAATCTTCTCGACAATGCCGTGAAATTCACCCTCAAGGGGACCATCACCCTGACTGTTCGCGGGAGCGTGGAGGGGGGGATCTGCCGACTCAATTGCATCATAAGCGATACGGGGATCGGCATTCCCCAGGATATGCTGCCCCGTCTGTTCCACCCGTTCACCCAGGCCGATGACTCCAATACCCGCCGATTCGGGGGAACCGGGCTGGGGCTCGCCATTGTCCGCCACCTGGTGGAGCTCATGGGGGGTACGGCCAGTTGCGACAGTGAGCCGGGGTGCGGGTCGATCTTCCGGTTTACGGTCACCCTGCCGCTGGTGCCGGATACGGGTGAGCCGGAGCCGGAACCGTCCCCTGAAGCAGTCGGGTCTTTCCCGTTCCGCCTGCTGCTGGCAGAGGATAACGCCGTCAACCGAACGGTACTGCAGGAGATGCTCCGGAGCCTCGGCGCGGATGTCGTGGTGGTCCCGGACGGTGCCGACGCAGTGGCTGCCATCTCGGCGGATCGGTTCGACATGGTGTTCATGGATTGCCAGATGGCAGGCATGGACGGGATTGTCGCCACCACCGAAATCCGCCGCATGGAGCGCGCCGGACAGCTCGCAGGCCGAACTCACATCATCGCCCTCACCGGAAGGGTAGAGGCTGGGGACCGGGAGGCCTGTCTGGTGGCGGGAATGGATGATTACCTCATCAAGCCGGTTCTGCGCCATGACCTGGTGACGGTTCTTAGGCGCTGGCTGAGCACGCCTGACGGAGCGGCGCCGTTCACAACATGCGCTGGCACGGATGGAGAGGGGAGCGGGGAGGCGGAAGGCATCCTCGACCGTCACATTCTGGATGGCATTCGTGCCCTGGAGGCGGGCGGATCCGAGGGGCTCCTCGACCGTGTCATTGATATCTTCATTTCCGATTCACCGCGGCACCTGCGTGACATGAGGGAGGCACTGGCACGGGAGAACCTGCCTGCTGCGCGTCGGGCCGCCCACACCCTCAAATCGGGATGCCTCAATCTGGGAGCCGTTGCCCTCGCAGCCCTGTGCGGGGAGATGGAACGACCCGGCGAAGGGGAAGACGCCCTGCCGTTGCGGCTGCTTTCACGCATGGAGTCGGAATTCATCAGGGTGTGTGCCGCGCTGGAGCATGAGCGCACCGGAGCGTGA
- a CDS encoding diguanylate cyclase, with protein sequence MRKEGKDGASTTVMIIDDDELVRVLARRAVEQGGFAVVEAGDGATAIEMFSRLVPDIVLLDVVMPGMGGFDVCRRIRRLPGGDRAQIVVMTSLDDTGAIDEAYEAGASDFLAKPIDWVLLPRRIRYLLRAKLAFDELHKSRTMLYNAQRIARLGNWEFDLETNVFTCSEESCRIFGIRDHRQGKSHRALMRRVHPEDRVTVKKAIFQAFRTGIGYCMDHRIVLDDGVERIVSQHAELLSADDGRTSRLVGTVHDITDRTLAEERIRYLAHHDTLTALPNRFQFEERMEQALAFAQRNGFMMAVLFLDLDHFKKVNDTLGHHAGDRLLQEAAGRLMKCLRRSDTLTHASHEDASPFISRMGGDEFTILLTDLAHPQDAARVSQRIITALSKRYVIGGHEVFVGASIGISLFPADGEDCDQLLRNADTAMYHAKELGRNTYQYYSGSMNAMALERLTLENSLRWALKRNEFRLCYQPQLDAATGRVVGMEALLSWHRPGCDVVPPDDFIPLAEETGLIASIGEWVLWNACAQAVTWLHEGLPPVRVAVNLSSLQFRSRRLAELVRKVLRATGLPPSHLELEITEGVFMSNEEDAAAVIRDLKKMGVRFSVDDFGTGYSSLSRLSRFPLDALKIDRSFVRDISADPAAAGLTAAIIAMARNLGLNVIAEGVETLEQFAFLRANGCAEVQGFLFSQPLTPDAAAAFLRARSH encoded by the coding sequence ATGAGAAAAGAGGGCAAGGACGGGGCCTCAACCACCGTAATGATCATTGACGACGATGAGCTGGTGCGCGTCCTTGCCCGGCGCGCCGTGGAGCAGGGGGGCTTCGCGGTGGTCGAGGCCGGCGACGGCGCTACCGCCATTGAGATGTTCAGCCGGCTTGTCCCCGACATCGTTCTGCTCGACGTGGTGATGCCCGGCATGGGCGGGTTTGACGTCTGCCGGCGTATTCGCCGTCTGCCGGGAGGAGACCGCGCTCAGATCGTCGTCATGACGAGTCTCGATGATACCGGTGCCATTGATGAAGCCTACGAGGCAGGGGCCTCGGACTTCCTGGCCAAGCCGATCGACTGGGTTCTGCTGCCCCGTCGTATCCGTTATCTGCTGCGCGCCAAGCTCGCTTTCGATGAGCTTCACAAGAGCAGGACCATGCTGTACAACGCTCAACGCATTGCCCGCCTGGGAAACTGGGAGTTCGACCTGGAGACCAACGTCTTTACCTGCTCCGAGGAGTCGTGCCGCATTTTCGGCATCAGGGACCATCGGCAGGGGAAGAGTCACCGGGCCCTGATGCGCCGGGTGCATCCCGAAGACCGGGTAACGGTCAAGAAGGCCATCTTTCAGGCGTTCCGGACCGGTATCGGCTACTGCATGGATCACCGGATCGTTCTCGATGATGGTGTTGAGCGGATCGTCAGCCAGCATGCCGAGCTTCTGTCCGCAGATGACGGGCGGACGTCAAGGCTGGTGGGAACGGTCCACGACATAACCGACCGCACCCTTGCCGAAGAGCGGATTCGCTACCTTGCCCATCACGATACCCTGACGGCACTGCCCAACCGGTTCCAGTTCGAGGAGCGGATGGAGCAGGCCCTGGCCTTTGCCCAGCGCAACGGCTTCATGATGGCAGTCCTGTTCCTGGATCTCGACCACTTCAAAAAGGTTAACGATACCCTGGGGCACCATGCGGGCGACCGGCTGCTTCAGGAGGCGGCCGGCCGGCTGATGAAATGCCTGCGGCGCAGCGATACGCTCACCCATGCCTCCCACGAGGATGCGAGCCCCTTCATCTCCCGCATGGGCGGGGACGAGTTCACCATTCTGCTGACCGATCTGGCCCATCCCCAGGATGCCGCCAGGGTTTCGCAACGCATCATCACCGCCCTGTCGAAACGTTACGTTATCGGCGGCCACGAGGTCTTCGTGGGGGCAAGCATCGGCATCAGCCTCTTTCCAGCCGATGGCGAAGACTGCGACCAGCTTCTGCGCAATGCGGACACGGCCATGTATCACGCCAAAGAACTGGGCCGCAATACCTATCAGTACTATTCGGGCTCCATGAACGCCATGGCGCTCGAGCGGCTGACCCTGGAAAACAGCCTGCGTTGGGCGCTCAAACGGAATGAATTCCGCCTCTGCTACCAACCTCAGTTGGATGCTGCCACGGGACGCGTGGTGGGGATGGAGGCCCTGTTGAGCTGGCACCGGCCGGGTTGCGACGTGGTCCCGCCGGACGACTTCATCCCCTTGGCCGAGGAAACCGGCCTGATCGCATCGATTGGCGAGTGGGTTCTCTGGAACGCCTGTGCCCAGGCGGTTACCTGGCTCCATGAGGGGCTCCCGCCGGTACGGGTGGCGGTTAATCTTTCCAGCCTCCAGTTCCGGTCGCGCCGCCTGGCCGAGTTGGTGAGGAAGGTGCTGCGCGCCACCGGGCTGCCTCCGTCGCATCTGGAGCTGGAAATCACCGAGGGGGTCTTCATGTCCAACGAAGAGGATGCGGCAGCGGTCATTCGCGATCTGAAGAAGATGGGGGTCCGTTTTTCCGTCGACGATTTCGGCACCGGCTACTCGTCCCTCAGCAGGCTGTCGCGCTTTCCGCTCGATGCTCTCAAGATCGACCGCTCCTTTGTCCGGGACATTTCCGCCGATCCGGCCGCGGCGGGCTTGACGGCCGCCATCATTGCCATGGCCCGCAACCTTGGTCTGAACGTTATTGCCGAAGGGGTCGAAACCCTTGAGCAGTTCGCCTTTCTCCGGGCAAACGGCTGTGCCGAGGTCCAGGGGTTCCTCTTCAGCCAGCCGCTTACCCCTGACGCGGCCGCAGCGTTCCTGCGCGCACGGTCGCACTGA
- a CDS encoding transporter codes for MAVITISREMGTGAYQIAREVAKRLKHTLVDGNKIAELAPRYGLDKELLKRVDEKPPVYITTEDRMHAAHLNTIEIVILDCVKQGNVILYGRGAQDLLSDVENILRIRFIAPFEHRVESFSEREWIDPDLARELIRKSDHQRGGFIHFYFNRNWNDSLGYDLTFNTERMSQTAIIESIIAAAKDPRLKEGEERLKQVIDETILAKRVETAFLKSADIEYIHFRISVSGTVVNFSGHVHSEAEKREAIRLATAVEGVERVEGDLQVLNYKSHKG; via the coding sequence ATGGCAGTAATTACGATCTCCAGAGAGATGGGTACGGGAGCTTACCAGATTGCCCGCGAGGTGGCCAAGCGCCTCAAACATACCCTTGTCGACGGCAATAAGATCGCGGAGCTTGCACCCCGTTACGGCCTTGACAAGGAGCTCCTCAAGCGGGTGGACGAGAAGCCGCCGGTCTATATCACTACCGAGGACCGGATGCATGCCGCACATCTCAACACCATCGAAATCGTAATTCTCGACTGTGTCAAACAGGGAAACGTGATCCTGTACGGCCGCGGCGCCCAGGACCTGCTCTCCGACGTGGAGAATATTCTCAGAATCCGCTTCATCGCCCCCTTTGAACACCGGGTTGAAAGCTTTTCCGAGCGCGAATGGATCGATCCTGATCTGGCGCGGGAACTGATCCGCAAGAGCGATCACCAACGGGGCGGCTTCATTCATTTTTATTTCAACCGCAACTGGAACGATTCGCTCGGCTACGACCTGACGTTTAACACCGAGCGCATGAGCCAGACTGCGATCATCGAAAGCATCATCGCGGCGGCGAAGGACCCCCGGCTCAAGGAGGGGGAGGAGCGTCTGAAGCAGGTGATCGATGAAACCATTCTTGCCAAGAGAGTGGAAACGGCCTTTCTCAAGTCTGCCGACATCGAGTACATCCATTTCAGGATCAGCGTGTCCGGCACGGTAGTGAACTTCTCCGGTCACGTGCATTCCGAGGCGGAAAAACGGGAGGCGATCCGCCTCGCCACCGCCGTCGAAGGTGTCGAGAGGGTCGAGGGGGATTTGCAGGTCCTGAACTACAAGTCCCACAAGGGATAG
- a CDS encoding transcription factor: MIHRMLVPLLLVAVLAAGTAGGATRPAKQKQITAAAVTTKAPEPVPVNILSIIPAQGEPNTTVTLSGSGFTAGTTAYLGNTEIPARVVATDVLSFEIPRLQPGLYALFVKRGDGITSRTYNFSVLPPKPVVESMYPETVDMCSPGGERSVTITGRNFQAESRVLFNGAVVKSSFGSSQILSFTVPPVQAGLHQIQVKNAEDTATTPVTLVVRGTPEIFGVVRGESSVNYYNLVIEGRNFQPGATLSIEESGLQLGLNAGGGKRLRAGATGERDMLIYVDCSRLVYQRYPVDPTDKDLRLQVINPGGETSSVVQVSAP; the protein is encoded by the coding sequence ATGATCCATCGAATGCTCGTACCGCTCCTGCTGGTAGCCGTTCTGGCGGCCGGCACCGCCGGAGGCGCCACCCGTCCGGCCAAACAGAAGCAAATTACTGCGGCCGCTGTCACCACAAAGGCACCGGAACCGGTGCCGGTCAACATCCTGAGCATCATTCCCGCCCAGGGCGAGCCCAACACGACCGTAACCCTCTCGGGGAGCGGATTCACCGCCGGCACCACGGCCTACCTCGGCAACACCGAGATCCCCGCGCGGGTTGTCGCTACGGACGTTCTCTCCTTCGAGATACCGCGCCTGCAACCCGGGCTCTACGCTCTTTTCGTCAAAAGAGGAGACGGCATCACGAGCCGCACCTACAACTTCTCTGTTCTCCCGCCAAAACCGGTCGTGGAAAGCATGTACCCCGAAACCGTGGACATGTGCTCCCCGGGGGGCGAGCGGTCCGTCACCATCACTGGCAGGAATTTTCAGGCCGAGAGCAGGGTCCTGTTCAACGGTGCAGTGGTGAAGAGCAGTTTCGGCTCATCCCAGATCCTCTCCTTCACCGTCCCTCCCGTCCAGGCGGGACTTCATCAGATACAGGTAAAAAACGCCGAGGACACGGCTACCACTCCCGTCACCCTCGTGGTGCGCGGTACCCCGGAAATCTTCGGCGTGGTGCGCGGCGAGAGCTCGGTGAATTACTACAACCTGGTGATCGAGGGCAGGAACTTCCAGCCAGGGGCAACGCTGTCAATCGAGGAGAGCGGCCTGCAACTGGGGCTTAACGCGGGGGGGGGCAAACGCCTCAGGGCAGGGGCAACAGGGGAACGAGACATGCTGATCTACGTGGACTGTTCGAGACTGGTCTACCAGCGGTATCCGGTCGATCCGACCGACAAGGATCTACGGTTGCAGGTCATCAATCCCGGTGGCGAAACCAGCTCGGTCGTACAGGTATCCGCTCCGTAA
- a CDS encoding LPS export ABC transporter permease LptG: protein MTILTRYIAGAYLKILGLCLASFVAIYLVIDFLEKIGRLLRFQPRWIDIIQYFICKLPEIITQVIPLAVLMSTLLTLGMLSRNSEIVAMRGCGVGLGRISAPLIVIAAAVSLITIFSNEFVLPSSYRQMRYVDQVLIRKQGTNTFFRQNNIWHKDESAIMMARVFDPAQQTLRGITLWRFSDGMRPVSRIDAAEGTWDGARWTFKTVTVRGLAGPSVETRTLASLPAELNLKIEDLKVVDKYADNMGFFKLRDYVRKLKAGGYDTTRYEAQMHSKISLPFASLIMAFLGIPFALRGGRSSGVALGITASIGIGFAYFITNSILISFGQTGILPPLISAWAANVLFALSGIWLAMTLDR, encoded by the coding sequence GTGACCATCCTGACCCGCTACATCGCCGGTGCCTACCTGAAAATTCTGGGGCTCTGCCTGGCGTCCTTCGTCGCCATTTACCTGGTCATCGACTTTCTGGAAAAAATCGGTCGGCTCCTCCGCTTCCAGCCCCGGTGGATCGATATCATCCAGTACTTCATCTGCAAGCTACCCGAGATCATCACCCAGGTCATCCCGCTGGCAGTGCTCATGTCCACGCTCCTCACCCTCGGCATGCTTTCCCGCAACAGCGAGATCGTCGCCATGCGCGGCTGCGGCGTGGGGCTCGGCAGAATCAGCGCGCCGCTCATCGTCATTGCCGCCGCGGTCAGCCTCATCACGATTTTTTCCAACGAATTCGTGCTGCCTTCCAGCTATCGACAGATGCGCTACGTGGACCAGGTGTTGATCCGCAAGCAGGGAACCAACACGTTTTTCCGCCAGAACAACATCTGGCACAAAGACGAGAGTGCGATCATGATGGCCAGGGTGTTTGACCCGGCCCAGCAGACGCTGCGGGGGATCACCCTCTGGCGTTTTTCGGACGGGATGCGCCCGGTCAGCAGGATCGATGCCGCCGAAGGGACGTGGGACGGTGCGAGGTGGACCTTCAAGACGGTGACGGTACGGGGGCTCGCCGGCCCTTCGGTGGAGACGAGAACGCTGGCCTCGCTCCCGGCGGAGCTCAACCTCAAGATTGAGGACCTTAAGGTGGTGGACAAGTATGCCGATAACATGGGCTTTTTCAAGCTGCGCGATTACGTGCGGAAACTGAAGGCGGGAGGATATGACACCACCCGCTACGAGGCCCAGATGCACTCGAAGATATCCCTTCCCTTCGCCTCGCTCATCATGGCGTTTCTGGGCATACCGTTCGCCCTGCGGGGAGGAAGGTCGAGCGGGGTCGCTCTGGGGATTACGGCGAGCATCGGCATCGGGTTCGCCTATTTCATAACCAACTCCATCCTCATTTCATTCGGCCAGACCGGCATCCTTCCGCCGCTGATCTCCGCATGGGCGGCGAACGTGCTCTTTGCCCTGTCGGGCATCTGGCTGGCAATGACCCTGGACCGTTGA
- a CDS encoding LPS export ABC transporter permease LptF, which yields MSRLLFRYICAETAVPFALGLTVFTFVLLMGRLLKLAEMVFARGVPFLDVARLILYMLPSFLLVAIPMAFLLAVLLAMGRLSADSEVTAMKASGMSIGTIAVPVIVFGVITYAVTTFVSVYALPWGNTAFKKFLHGVIETRAAMSITEKVFNDEFPGLVIYVDGFDPKSGRISGILIHDERNPDEPSTIFAASGQLATNPEERIVRLRLDNGGIHRGIGTGGYRLVEFTSYDLSIALQQEQKKARLNEEDMTLGELLARTKSPEEQPKLVREMHFELHKRFALPFACVVFAIIAVPLGIQNQRSGRAGGFASGIILLMLYYILMSAGKTVNEKGIAPAFVAVWIPNALFLGLGIFLLKRAALDRAIPLAGYVTTALAWVRHRFERRKT from the coding sequence ATGTCCCGACTCCTGTTTCGCTATATCTGCGCTGAAACCGCAGTCCCCTTTGCACTCGGCCTCACGGTATTCACCTTTGTCCTGCTGATGGGACGCCTCCTGAAGCTCGCCGAGATGGTTTTCGCCCGCGGAGTCCCGTTCCTCGACGTTGCCCGCCTTATCCTCTACATGCTCCCCTCATTCCTCCTGGTGGCGATTCCCATGGCATTTCTCCTGGCGGTGCTCCTGGCCATGGGACGGCTTTCGGCCGACAGCGAGGTGACCGCCATGAAGGCCAGCGGCATGAGCATCGGGACCATTGCCGTGCCGGTGATCGTCTTCGGGGTTATTACGTACGCCGTCACTACGTTTGTCTCGGTTTACGCGCTTCCCTGGGGCAATACCGCGTTCAAGAAGTTCCTCCACGGGGTCATAGAGACGCGCGCCGCCATGAGTATCACAGAAAAGGTCTTTAACGACGAATTCCCCGGCCTCGTGATCTACGTGGACGGCTTTGACCCCAAATCCGGACGGATCAGCGGCATCCTGATCCATGACGAGCGCAACCCCGACGAACCCTCGACCATCTTTGCCGCTTCCGGCCAGTTGGCAACCAACCCCGAGGAACGCATCGTTCGCCTGCGGCTGGATAACGGCGGCATTCATCGGGGCATAGGTACCGGCGGCTACCGTCTCGTGGAATTCACCAGCTACGACCTGAGCATTGCCCTGCAACAGGAGCAGAAAAAGGCTCGCCTCAACGAGGAGGATATGACCCTGGGCGAACTCCTCGCCCGTACGAAATCCCCCGAAGAACAGCCCAAGCTGGTCCGCGAGATGCACTTCGAGCTTCACAAGCGTTTTGCCCTTCCCTTCGCCTGCGTGGTGTTTGCGATCATAGCCGTTCCCCTGGGTATCCAGAACCAGAGATCCGGGCGTGCCGGAGGTTTTGCCTCGGGCATCATCCTGCTCATGCTCTACTATATTCTCATGTCCGCCGGCAAAACCGTCAACGAGAAGGGAATCGCTCCGGCATTCGTTGCTGTCTGGATCCCCAATGCACTGTTCCTGGGCCTGGGGATATTTCTCCTGAAACGGGCGGCCCTCGACCGGGCAATCCCGCTGGCGGGGTACGTGACAACGGCCCTGGCATGGGTACGGCACAGATTTGAGCGGAGGAAGACGTGA
- a CDS encoding 30S ribosomal protein S2, whose translation MSNITMKELLEAGVHFGHQTKRWNPKMKPYIFGARNGIYIIDLQKTVRLFKNAYNFVRENAQAGETMLFVGTKKQAQDAIGEEAARCGMYFVNQRWLGGMLTNFVTVKQSIDRLKRLDAMFADGSIEAYTKKEALKIEKEREKLEKILGGIKGMGKLPGALFVIDPKNETIAISEAKKLGIPVVAVVDTNCDPDPIDYVIPGNDDAIRAIRLLTSKMADAVIEGSQARDAALQTGDEEAVEAVAEESGAEA comes from the coding sequence ATGTCGAACATCACCATGAAGGAGCTTCTGGAGGCCGGCGTTCACTTCGGCCACCAGACCAAGAGATGGAACCCGAAGATGAAGCCCTATATCTTCGGGGCGCGTAACGGTATCTATATTATCGACCTCCAGAAAACCGTACGCCTCTTCAAGAATGCGTACAATTTCGTTCGCGAGAATGCCCAGGCCGGCGAGACCATGCTCTTCGTGGGCACCAAGAAGCAGGCACAGGACGCCATCGGCGAAGAAGCAGCCCGCTGCGGCATGTATTTCGTCAACCAGCGCTGGCTCGGCGGCATGCTGACCAACTTCGTCACCGTAAAGCAGAGCATCGACCGCCTCAAGCGGCTGGACGCCATGTTCGCCGACGGCTCCATTGAGGCGTACACCAAGAAGGAAGCCCTGAAGATCGAAAAGGAGCGTGAGAAGCTCGAAAAGATCCTCGGCGGCATCAAGGGGATGGGCAAGCTTCCCGGCGCGCTCTTCGTGATCGATCCCAAGAATGAGACCATCGCCATCAGTGAGGCCAAGAAGCTCGGTATTCCCGTGGTGGCCGTGGTCGACACCAACTGCGACCCTGATCCCATCGACTACGTCATTCCCGGCAACGACGACGCCATCCGTGCCATCCGTCTGCTCACTTCCAAGATGGCCGATGCGGTCATCGAGGGTTCCCAGGCTCGGGACGCCGCTCTTCAGACCGGTGACGAGGAGGCTGTGGAAGCCGTGGCGGAAGAGAGTGGCGCCGAGGCCTGA
- the tsf gene encoding elongation factor Ts (EF-Ts; functions during elongation stage of protein translation; forms a dimer; associates with EF-Tu-GDP complex and promotes exchange of GDP to GTP resulting in regeneration of the active form of EF-Tu) — MSITAAQVNELRKITGAGLMDCKKALTETNGDIEQAVDYLRKKGLAAASKKAGRAATEGAVGSYIHAGGKIGVLVEVNCETDFVARNDNFQVFVKDIAMHIAAASPQFVRREEVPAEILEREKEIYRAKARETGKPENIIEKIIEGQVNKFYAEICLLEQNFVKDSDKTVQQFLNETISSIGENISVRRFARFVLGEGLEKKDTDFAAEVAAAAGL, encoded by the coding sequence GTGAGCATTACAGCTGCACAGGTCAACGAACTGCGTAAAATCACCGGTGCCGGCCTCATGGACTGCAAGAAGGCCCTCACCGAAACCAATGGCGACATCGAGCAGGCAGTTGATTACCTCAGGAAAAAGGGTCTTGCTGCCGCTTCGAAAAAGGCTGGCCGGGCAGCCACCGAAGGTGCCGTTGGTTCCTACATTCACGCCGGCGGCAAGATCGGGGTCCTTGTGGAGGTAAACTGCGAGACCGATTTCGTGGCGCGCAACGATAATTTCCAGGTGTTCGTGAAGGACATCGCCATGCACATCGCCGCCGCTTCCCCCCAGTTCGTGCGTCGCGAGGAAGTTCCCGCAGAGATTCTCGAGCGCGAGAAGGAGATTTATCGCGCCAAGGCCCGTGAAACGGGCAAGCCGGAAAATATTATCGAGAAGATCATCGAGGGGCAGGTCAACAAGTTCTACGCCGAGATATGCCTCCTGGAGCAGAATTTCGTCAAGGATTCGGACAAGACCGTTCAGCAGTTCCTTAACGAGACCATCTCCTCCATCGGCGAGAACATCTCGGTTCGGCGTTTCGCGCGCTTCGTCCTGGGTGAAGGGCTCGAAAAGAAGGACACCGACTTTGCCGCGGAGGTAGCCGCCGCAGCGGGTCTGTAG